The sequence below is a genomic window from Gouania willdenowi chromosome 12, fGouWil2.1, whole genome shotgun sequence.
atggtgatcaagccaataaCAGCCATTTGATGAAGCCGCTGTTCCAAGTAGGTGAACAAAGAGATAAaagcgatgagtaaagtgtaagtaaagcaacaaaaatgaGTAAGAGGTGGCTAAagtgtggcaagaaaagagcaaaaattgtctaaaatgggccaaaagcagtcgagagtggcaaaaaaattgaccaaaaagaggaaacaggtggcatgtaatggcaaaagatagcttaaatgagcaaaatgtggcaaataatagtgaaaaagagcaaaaatgtagaacaaaaagaggcaaaaatgaaataagtgTTATTCATTGGGCAAAGGGAGCTTATATGCAtggaaagtggcaaaaaaaaatggttaaagtatacaaatttcaaaacaaacttgcaaaaatatatatttattggcaaaaggaagctaaaatctaaaaaaaaaaaacaaaaaaagtgtcacattttttggaaatggggcaaaaatggaacaaaggaagttgcaaaatggccaaagaaaaatgcgttttatgaggttatttattaaaagctcagtatccatccatccatccattttcatacccgcttattcccgtttaacagggtcgcgggggtcaccctggacagggcgccagtccatcacagtaaAAGCTCAGcatttgtaattaaactttagtaattgggaatgtaattgtaattgactttcacaGGAAAAAATATCAGTCAccatatttgaccccaaccctggagaATACACAACCAAACGAAAATAAAAGTTGTTGGTCTGACACATGAAAGAGGAGTGAATGATCACGTGCACGGCATCGTGTGGACGTTGATGATCCCGCGCGTGTGCATGTGAATAAAGTTGAAGATTTCGTGGGGCATGGCGTGAAATCCGGGCCTTGGCTTGACGTTGTCGTAGTAGTGGTGGGTGATGAAGATGCCAGATGGGTTCATGGGAAACGCCCAGAAGCCGTAGAGGTGGACTTCCTCGCACATCTCAAGCGCGGCAGTGACCAGCATGATGCCGCTGCTCAGACGCTTGGCCCGGACGCCCTGCACGGCCCAGAAACGCTGCACATTGAGCAGGTACTGAGGGTGGAAGAAGAAAACTCCCCTCTGAGAGTCGAAGTCGTCCAGCATGTATTTGACTCTAAAGGACACGTCAGTGTTACGAGTGTTGTAAAAGGCCGGTAGCACCATGGAGGAGTTCTCGTAATTCTGAAGGACTTCGTAAAAAGGTCGCCGCCATTTCTCCAGCTTCTGAAATCTGCAAAACAACAAGTCAGCAGACGACGAGACTAGAGGACTTCTCGTTCAGATAAGTATTTCACAGTACCTTTCTGTGATTATACTGGGATTTATTGTCACCAGATCTGTTTTTGTGCCAACATCTGCAGAGTATTTCTCACTGATGGGTGGAATGTTGCATCtgcaaagaagagaaaaaaaaagataaagagtTGGAGGTAATCGACACCTGTCTGTATTATGCAGAAAGGTTTCATCAACCTAAGCAACAAATAAAAGAAGCCCAGCAAACAGAAGTCGTAATTTTAAAAAGCTGATCTTGTCTGTCTTAACAGTAATGTTGGTTCTTTGCAATCTTTTACTTCTTTGTTGTATACAAGGgtcactgaaaacacaaaaatcaagtTGGAGCCTTTCTGAGCTGAGTTTTGATTTTTCAAGGctggaaaatgaaaaagaagtcTTACTGATTCAGTAAAATACAAAGGAAACACATCATTAGGTGTGCCTGATGATTGTTTTTGACTTCATTGAAAAGCATATATTCAATAGCTTTAAAACGTTAAGTAAGTCATTCATCATTAATCTAAAATTAAAGTGTTGGCGAAATAATGTTGGGTTTGACCCTGTGTCccgcaaccccaaatggggtcctgaccccgaggttgagaacccctgcctagaagggtttttacttcattcttactgtgatttcttgtgtttgttcACCAgacaaagcagaaaaggttttgtttgacactttcttttttttctagtttgcTCCCGGCATTCCCCGTGATATGGGAATTaggtaaaaacacttccatgcatcGGTCTCcgcaactccacatcccacaatgcaatgcgtgataATGTCAACTAACTGATTGTTTACGGTGGAGATTAAAATGTTTGAtccattgatctatgaggcctacactataattttatcaaatgacTGATGCACTgatgtatatattttgttatgcCAATGAAAATGAGTGTTTTTAGACAGATTCCTGCATACTTTACGACATTCACTGTCccatttaaaatgaacaaaactcaaacattttaaacacatactgtatatatatatatatatatatatatatacatatattgttTTACCTAAAAACAAAGTCTGCCGAGTCGATCTCTTTTCCACATTTGCTGTTCTTGATGATTCCACCATTTCCAATCACAGCACATCTCTTGTATTGTGATTTTGAATAGGGCATATCCTGAAGGAAACACACATTGTACATTTACAGACAAACAGCAGGAGGCCACGAGCTTGAAGAAAACAGAATCTAATGAATCGACAGACGAGAACTCACATCGGGAAACATCTTGAAGAGCTCGGCAGTGACTGGGAGGATCCCACTGGTGTCCACTTCATACCTCAGCTTGGATCCAGCAGGAGTGTTTCTCTTTGTGGTGAACAGGAAGGACGGAGCGTTACAGCAGCGAGATAGAGACATTCTACAGGGAGACACAAGTGGGAAGCATCAGTTGCTTTAAGGATGAATGAACAACAGCAGCATCACAAAAAAGTCCATTTTTCTTTATGGATGAATGATgcaaatgtcaaaatgttggtcataggcagagtttgaaaATATTGCCAGGgggtcaaaataaaaaatagaattaaacatATAGACTGTCACGAGATTCTCGCCAACCACAatatgtgtaacatatacaataatacaaaaatgcataataacataattgataatgaaaacatttgCGTCGAcacgtcgtttaatgttgtaaattcatgataaaataatgtgaagaagaattgagcAACAGATTTCACTGAAAACGTATTCTACACATCTGAGTTACAAATAACATCTGCAACATGAAACTGTCAGTAATATGTTAGAaccaaagcagcagaaaactattttatgttgaaaataaaactgtgattaaaacttttgaccactagagAGATGTTTCATtccaagctttcccacattttaccatttaaaaatacataagtcgaggggtatactgacacaaaaaagctctgccacccacaccaaaaatactaaaacctatattttcattgattgggaagcctaacaagataaccaatagataggaaagaaattagatgatagatatttgtttcattttattttacagctgatttcggacccgttatcataagagatgctaacagaaagctaacacaagaggaaggttaacttttagggggttatttatttcagactcagtcattgtgattgattgtaattgagaacttaattgtaatttactttctaaagataaaaataactattgtaatttaattgtaatcagAAAAATTgccggtcactgtaatcgtaattatcttgtaattgaacatggataactgaaaatgtaattgtaattgaacaatgtaattgaccccaaccctgatgctTACCTAAAGTGGTTGGATTCCTCCTTGTTGTGGTCCCACTTGCAAACCTGCAGGTTCCTCCACCTTTCAAACAGCTCAGAGGTTTTCACCCTGATGGcgagaaaagaaaaagtgttaaatatgAATGTGATTTCAGACTTTCTGTGACTCATTCCCTAGAGCTGAGCTAAATTCAGAAAACTGTGAAAACGACAAAACCAGGTGGGACATTATGATGACTCTGGgctgtacccccccccccccccccccctcggGTCTCGACTCATTATTAAACCTGCTGTGACTTCATCAAGTCTGTAAATAGATGCTCTTGAACTGACATTTCCTGCTGGAGGATAGGCCACTGGCTTTTACTGGGAAAGGCAGCTTCACAGTGTGAGGcagcagctgctctctgacttCATCAGCGTGTCTCAAGGCCTGTCTTTGTGCAGAGCCCCGAAAAACACTGGACAAGTACAGTTTGAGAGCCTCAAAGAGGCATACAAAAGGTCACAGGACAATGTTCCGCCTGTCAAAAGGAGGGGCGCGCTGCTATGTCTCAGTGGGGAGTGTAATGACTCGTAAGCTGTTATATAATGTGCAGATGTGTGCAAGAAACTGACAAaaggaaatgagaaaaaacactCAGATGTGAAAGTGTTTAACTTGTATGTAGAGTGTATAtctcttctttaaaaaatcatcaataaatAAGCTAATCTTTATTAGCTTAGTATAGCTCAAAAGTACATCAAATATTTTATgggtaaaagttaaaaaagtgtCTAATGacgcaatacattaaaaaagaatgCAATAAATCTGTAATTTGCGGAGCCCCCGAAAGTGGCACGAACAAACCTTTTTTAAATCGATGTGCTCACGTAAAAGTTCTACGCAAGCATGTGAAACAGtttgttagcatgttagcatgtaGAGTAAGTTACATGGAAGTGATGCTGTCATTATTCTCGGCTGGTGGTGACCAAATAAACCATAGCGATGCACATAAACATCATCGATATAGATATCTATGGTAAACAATGACAAGGCACTTTTTCGCCCCCTTGTGGTCATAGCCCTTCCCGAGGGTGCAACTTCATGAAATTTTGCAGGAGGGTATAGTTTGGTGAaaaattaaatgtgtatttttttaatgctattttGGGACTCGTTAGCTCCACTTAGCGTTTGTAGCTTTCCACTGGTTTGAACTAGCTTGATGACATACGATTGGTATATGCATTGGCCCATGACTAGCAAAAATGTAATATGGACCTATAACCTGAATCCAACACAAAGTCTGCAATTTTgaaagtatttttattgttttttctccaTATTTGCATTTGTTGGTTGACACGACATGTAGTGGAGTCTTTTCTCGACAaatatgcttgttttttttttgtaaaaaccaCCAAATTGAACCACCACCAAAACTTTATCAGGGTACACTACTTAAATAGAGAAAGCAGTTTTTTCCCCTGATATTGAAAATCCAACATTGTGCTGttaagtgtcctctttttttggaaatcaaaatatggtcaccctagttTAAAGATCATGCAGCCAGTCCACAGTAACGTTACATTTCTCTCTTTCAGTCCAGCATATTTGAATAATCTTACTTTTTATTGCATCCCTGCTGTTCACCAGGAGTTACAAACACTCACATCGTCAGGACTTTGACATCCATGATCTCCTGCCTGAGCTCCCTGCACACTGTGGAGTTGTATTCAAAGGAGCCATCGTAGGTTTCCAGATACCTGATGGGATAAACAAAGTCATCCTCCGCCCACACCTCGTCATCAGACTCCAACAAACAAAAGGTGGAAGATGCAATACTCATGTAAGCAAATAACCAACAGTGTGTACATATAGCACGACACAGTAAAAGCAAAACACATTGCATATTCATCACAAAAATGTCTTTGACTGTATTATGggggtaaaaaaaatatctggagTATCAGTGTCGCATTGATGAGGAATGACCGAAGTGATGCGTTTGATTTTAGGTGGAAACAAACTTGCTCCAGATTCTGTTAGATTTTAGTCTgaataaatgtgttaaaatggaAAGAGGAAGAAAATAATTATTAGTTTGGTCAAATAACTTAATCAGTTAGGGTCTGAACCTTTGATTTTCTGAGATAGAATGTGTTTGAAGGGAAAAGAAGGGTTTAGTGTTAAAATGTTGGATTAGATGACTGTACCGAGGCTGGATTATATGAACATGTGAATATGAATATGAGAACAGGTAGCcacacatttaaatgctgtGATGCCACAGTtactttgaaaatgtaaaacttaTTATCAATtactactttaaaaagtaacttaGTTACTCTACTAATTATTTGATTATGAAAATTACTAAAttagattacaattacaagttacTTTATTAATTACATTCAGCAGCTGCCGACAACGTCAACAATGTATCTCCTATTAAAAATACTGttatcataaaaaataaaataaagacttaataacaataaataaataataaataaagtctttctTGACTTCActtcacatttatattttttttaaaaaaaataaaatgtcttatTTTGTCTGAGTATGTAACACGTGAGTTGTCCTCATGCTGAAAATGTGACTTGTCGCATACGTGAAGGAAAATTATATAAACAGTGGCTTGGATAACtgtggaggtagatttgtgtctttattattcaatcaaaaaaaaaattcaattaaaaaaatccttttcaatcaaaaaaacatttacttcaatcaaaaatatatattttcaatcaagGACAAAAAgtgctaaaatgaaaaaaaaaaaaaaaaaaaaagaaattaagacccaaataattgaatttgaacacttttttttattgaaaatagttttttatttaataataaagacagaAATCTCCCTCCATAGATAAGTAACTTTAATCTGATTACTGGTTCAGAAATAGCAATTCCTTACTGAAAGAAGTGGTCATATTAGAGTAACTAAGTTACAGTCTATGTTTAAACATGTGGCAGTCTGTGCGGTTAAGACACTGGAAACTAACCCATGATTACCATTAACTGTAACATTAAGGcaaaaataacatgtttttttttttttttttttcaatccatGGCAAAAAATGTGGATAataaacatattattttaagttacttatacatttttacatcagTGTGGTGGTTTCGTTGTGCAGAAGCTTCTGCAGATTAATCTGCATAAAACAATGCTTTTAAAGCCAGTCAGTGCACGGATGCCTCGCCTGTGGCACCACAGCTCATGCTTTACATGTGATGAGAGCGCGGTCTATGTGTGATCGGTGTTGAAATGAGGTGGGAGGTGGTTATGACGCAGAGCAAGAATGTACAATAATAGAAACTGTAAATTACTAGTGCTGCACTGTtctatttatacagtatatgtgtaaaGGTTTTAAGTTACAATAATAGCTGCACTTAGAACACAATATTCAGTCCAGGTCTGTTTATGTTCCATTTTACATCCTTTTTTTCAActatttggtaataaatgttttctcaCTTTCTCAATGTAGGAAGACAAATtctttaatatgcaattatttttcaacaatCTAAACtactttttgtaattatttgtctAACCCATAAATTCTAATTATTACACGTTTACAAGCTTTTATGCATTAGCATGGACATGTTAGCATGTCATGACCGCTCCAAATTCAAAGTTCTCGTGCAGTTCGGACAATCAAACCTGAGTATGTGTCCTCCTCATGATTCACCTGAAATGTTGAAAGCTGGTATTTAATCATTTGTATTCACTTTTTAAGTGGCTTTATGTTCAGATTAATCTCCTAATAATCAAATTTACAGGCTTGGCCATAAGTAGATGGTGAAGTTTGTCCGTTTTAGTCCAGAATATTTGATATTTGCGCTGAAAGctacaaaaaatgaccaaacaCATAAGCTTTTGTATTAACGGACGAACAACTCGAACAAGTGCTGCCTTTGATGTTGCATCACATGTGAATTTTTCCACTTCTTTAGGCAATACATGttcaagtagtttatttattagATCTTTGTATTTGACTGCTTATGGTCACAAAAGGTGTTTGTACATCATATAGTGTCTAAATATGACTGAATGCTGATGTTTGTTATAGAATATAAATGGAGTGTGGTGTTTGAACGATACATGACACTGACTGCAGCAAACAATTCATGCCCATGAAATTTTGAAATGAGATCCAAAAGCAAAAAGTCCAACACGTGATTGATGCAGTGATGCCGTAAAAAGAACAAGATGCAGGATgagagagtttaaaaaaaaaactaaggaaGGATGAAACTGGTTGTCTACATCCACTTGATGATGCAGTGTATCTCTGAGGTTACACTGAGAGGAGCATCTGTCTCATAATGACAAATAATCAGAAAGAAACTACCAAAGATGATGAAACCTTAGCAAGTTTTCCctattccacaaaaaaaaaagtcttatttTCACTACTTGagatgattatcatttttttggtTGTACTAATTGTGCATTGCTGGTTCCAAACCACTTTAGGATTGGATAGTGACCAGCATTTATCCACAGATACTGGTTTAAAGGCTTTGAGAATCAAAGTCTGACTCCTCTGTTACAAAATAAGcaaagtggggaaaaaagggGGTAATTCCAGGGTCGCGGAGAGAAAATGCAGATGTGAGAAGTGGGAGATAAAGAGGGGAGAGAAGTGTCCACACTATGTACATGACATTCACACAGAGCTGTGCAGGACGCATGGGTACACAGGTTGAGGAGGACTACAAGGCATTTGGAGATGGGTGCTGGATGGGACACAGGAATACGAGGAGAAGCCGGTACATCAATAGGAGACTGGGGTTCAACCAGCTTCTGGAAGGGGAGGGAGTGGGGTGGAGGGTGTAGGGTGTAGGGTGTGGGGGTCTGAGGTCAAGGTGGACGGGATCAGACAACATGCAAGAGCAAATCTGGAGTGCAACCACCACTTGAAAATAAATGAGTGTTTATACGCCTAATGGAACAGAAAGAGGCATTCCTGGGTTTCTGTGGAAAAGACTATAAATGCCTTCAAACTGgcctaccttttttttttcttcttaatatCGGCTAGGCAGGGTGTGACTATTACGGAGATCTGTGAATCTGGCTGAATATTCTGACGGAAACATCTGTCAACATGCAGACAGTTTAAGTTAGAGTTAAAATAGTGTGCAGGATCCAACTatatgacaaaaagaaaaacacctcGGCTAACTTTCTAACACCTGGAAAACGTATAGAAACAAGTAAAGAGGGAAAGTGGACACGATCTCCGATGTCTCAGCAGCTCAGTCCACACATGCAGGCCTGAGCTGTCTCTAGGATGGATTTGGTAACATCTCTCTCTTtcataagcacacacacacacacacacacacacacaaacaaacacacacactcacacacagtctCTTTTCGCAGAGGTGTTGTGTAGTCAGTCACACTGGAAAAGTACCTTTTCCTTCCATTTCTGGCAGGCTTCAGAGATCCATCATCCAAGAAATTAACAGGACCGGTCCAATTTCCTGTTTCGTCCCCTTTGAGTCGGCTAAACGGTTGCGCACTAGTAAGAAAATGAGTCAGTTTATTTGGGATTTACAGTCCTGGTTTGCATGCGACCAAAGCTCAGATGTTGTACTCAAAAAAGTTATTGTCATTCATTCATGCATACACAGAAATATGAAGAATAACCAGGAAAAATGGGTCAAAATGTATCCATTTGTGTTTAACTGAGGCCTTTGTGTGAACCACTCTCTCACAAATTGGCTTGAATGGGGGAACACATTTTGTTGCCAATTTGCTGCAATTACATCAGACGAAAAGCTGTCTTGCAAAGGATGAAGTTGCCAATTTCAAATGATCTCTCCAGCTGAATCTCACAGATGAATGAGATCTGATCATTCTGGACTATTGTGCACGTTATGTCTCATTTTTCAACCAGGACAACAGAGAGCCAAAGCTGGGCCATGTGACTGACGACTAAATCTTTATCTTCAACCTGTACTTTAACATTATGCCTGAATACTAGTGTGTGAGAATGTAATGAATGCCTTATGGCAGCCAGCTGAATATGTGAGCTCAGCTGAAAGCAGATATTTAGCTGAAGGTATGAAAAAGTAAACCCTGCCATTGGTTCATGTGTCCCTTTAGAGACATTTGTCCTTTAAAACATACACAGTATTAGTGTATAAAAGTGAACAGCGCAAATTTTCTCAGCTTAAGAGCTAAAAAGTTGGTGACTTTGGGACCAACATACAAGATTAACGCATTAACGAACAAATcaaaccatattttttttttttttaaatacaatttgtaagtCAAAAATCCACCAAACTGTTAAACTAATCGACATTATagcagagactttttttttctttttaaacaactGGCTAACCAAAGAAAACTAGTCTGCTATTGTTTAGGGAAAATGGCAACTAGCATGATGCTAGCTAACGTTGACAAAATGTCAGTCCATCAAACAGCtaacaaacaatatttttttcattttttttttaatagcttaCTCTCAACCTAAATTAGAAGTGTctatgatttttattattattattattttatttttttttatcatatctCAGTTGCAGAGTTTTGAGCTAGCTAGAGCTAGCGAGGCCATAAACAAAGCTTTCCCAGAGGCTTCACCCTTACAGACTTATTTTGAGCTCGTCTATGACATTGTTTAATGTAAATTGCTTAAATAGACTTAAATAATCATCAATTTGTTTAACACAATATGCTAATAACCCGGGGCAACTTAGCTTAAGCTAGCATTGATATAAAACTTGTTTATAGCGTTAGCCGATGGTCTGCAGTTATTATGATCAGCTTATAAATTGTTTTGAAACCACTTTAGAAGTTAAATAAGAATAGTGAACTCAAATACAGCCTCTTGATCACAGACTTTACATTTACACGTTAACACAGTGAGATGCCATTTATATGAGGTGACCATGGCCAACTTTAAAGCatctttattgaaaatgtatcatATGTCAAACCCCATGAAGCAGCATTTTATCAGTATCTGCTACgtgttatacagtatgtatgtacgataaagtgttttttatcaCGCTTTCATCAGTGAGTCATTGCAGTGAGTGCTTCGTGGGAGCTGTGCTGATTTCAGACAGCGGATTGAACCCTAAAGCGCCTTTCAGGAGTGCATTATGTGATGGAGCTTTCATTAGTGAGCAGCGATGTGCATGCACATCTACGCTCTCCGAGTGCCCACTTCAATATCTCTACATCACTTCTGCATTCGCCTTCAC
It includes:
- the st8sia5 gene encoding alpha-2,8-sialyltransferase 8E isoform X4 produces the protein MLRRRMGYADPSSGKDILGNKSLCFIFICAFGLVTLLQQILYGKNYIKRVKTSELFERWRNLQVCKWDHNKEESNHFRMSLSRCCNAPSFLFTTKRNTPAGSKLRYEVDTSGILPVTAELFKMFPDDMPYSKSQYKRCAVIGNGGIIKNSKCGKEIDSADFVFRCNIPPISEKYSADVGTKTDLVTINPSIITERFQKLEKWRRPFYEVLQNYENSSMVLPAFYNTRNTDVSFRVKYMLDDFDSQRGVFFFHPQYLLNVQRFWAVQGVRAKRLSSGIMLVTAALEMCEEVHLYGFWAFPMNPSGIFITHHYYDNVKPRPGFHAMPHEIFNFIHMHTRGIINVHTMPCT
- the st8sia5 gene encoding alpha-2,8-sialyltransferase 8E isoform X3, coding for MLRRRMGYADPSSGKDILGNKSLCFIFICAFGLVTLLQQILYGKNYIKRYLETYDGSFEYNSTVCRELRQEIMDVKVLTMVKTSELFERWRNLQVCKWDHNKEESNHFRMSLSRCCNAPSFLFTTKRNTPAGSKLRYEVDTSGILPVTAELFKMFPDDMPYSKSQYKRCAVIGNGGIIKNSKCGKEIDSADFVFRCNIPPISEKYSADVGTKTDLVTINPSIITERFQKLEKWRRPFYEVLQNYENSSMVLPAFYNTRNTDVSFRVKYMLDDFDSQRGVFFFHPQYLLNVQRFWAVQGVRAKRLSSGIMLVTAALEMCEEVHLYGFWAFPMNPSGIFITHHYYDNVKPRPGFHAMPHEIFNFIHMHTRGIINVHTMPCT
- the st8sia5 gene encoding alpha-2,8-sialyltransferase 8E isoform X1, with product MLRRRMGYADPSSGKDILGNKSLCFIFICAFGLVTLLQQILYGKNYIKSAQPFSRLKGDETGNWTGPVNFLDDGSLKPARNGRKRCFRQNIQPDSQISVIVTPCLADIKKKKKRYLETYDGSFEYNSTVCRELRQEIMDVKVLTMVKTSELFERWRNLQVCKWDHNKEESNHFRMSLSRCCNAPSFLFTTKRNTPAGSKLRYEVDTSGILPVTAELFKMFPDDMPYSKSQYKRCAVIGNGGIIKNSKCGKEIDSADFVFRCNIPPISEKYSADVGTKTDLVTINPSIITERFQKLEKWRRPFYEVLQNYENSSMVLPAFYNTRNTDVSFRVKYMLDDFDSQRGVFFFHPQYLLNVQRFWAVQGVRAKRLSSGIMLVTAALEMCEEVHLYGFWAFPMNPSGIFITHHYYDNVKPRPGFHAMPHEIFNFIHMHTRGIINVHTMPCT
- the st8sia5 gene encoding alpha-2,8-sialyltransferase 8E isoform X2 codes for the protein MLRRRMGYADPSSGKDILGNKSLCFIFICAFGLVTLLQQILYGKNYIKSAQPFSRLKGDETGNWTGPVNFLDDGSLKPARNGRKRYLETYDGSFEYNSTVCRELRQEIMDVKVLTMVKTSELFERWRNLQVCKWDHNKEESNHFRMSLSRCCNAPSFLFTTKRNTPAGSKLRYEVDTSGILPVTAELFKMFPDDMPYSKSQYKRCAVIGNGGIIKNSKCGKEIDSADFVFRCNIPPISEKYSADVGTKTDLVTINPSIITERFQKLEKWRRPFYEVLQNYENSSMVLPAFYNTRNTDVSFRVKYMLDDFDSQRGVFFFHPQYLLNVQRFWAVQGVRAKRLSSGIMLVTAALEMCEEVHLYGFWAFPMNPSGIFITHHYYDNVKPRPGFHAMPHEIFNFIHMHTRGIINVHTMPCT